The Psychrobacter sp. 28M-43 genome segment CTAAATGATATAACTATAGTCATCACGATGTGTCACTAGGCGAATTGCCTTTTTCTCATTAGTTTTAGCTAGCTAAACTGAGACGTATCAAAGTTCCTAAAAAGCCTGACTCTTAATAGATTTATGTTTAGTAGTTTTTATTCTGTCAATCGCATTTGGACTTGTATTAAAGCCATTATTGACAATAAATTTAGCGTTCTATTATCGCAGAGTACAACAAAAAATCAGTCATTTTTTGTTTCTTAACCGCTTATTTGCCACTTAATGCAAATCTTAGTCAAATATTGGCAAGTTGCTTTGCGAGTACGGTCTGTTTTTGGGTATAATGCGCGCACTGTCTTTAAACTTTGCTTTTGAACTTTATAACGCTGATTTTTGCGTGCTCAATTACTTTACCTTCTAACCCCAATTATCTATCCCCAACTGTGAGATGACTATGAGTGACAAGCCTTCTTTAAGCTACAAAGATGCCGGTGTTGATATCGATGCAGGCGATGCTTTGGTTCAGCGAATCAAGTCCGTTGCAAAAGCCACTACTCGTCCTGAAGTCGTGGGTGGACTTGGCGGTTTTGGTGCGTTATGCCGCATCCCAACAGGTTATACCTCACCATTATTGGTTTCTGGCACTGATGGTGTCGGCACCAAACTAAAATTGGCGCTACAGCTGAACCGTCATGACACAATTGGTATTGATTTGGTCGCGATGTGCGTCAATGATCTACTGGTTTGCGGCGCAGAGCCATTGTTCTTCTTAGACTACTATGCAACTGGCAAGCTGGATGTCGATGTAGCGGCGACTGTCGTGACTGGTATTGGTGATGGTTGTAAATTAGCTAACTGTGCGCTTATCGGTGGTGAAACTGCTGAAATGCCAGGCATGTATCAAGACGACGATTACGATCTAGCTGGATTTTGTGTAGGCGTGGTTGAAGAAGCAGAAGTCGTCACTGGTGAAAATGTCGCAGAAGGCGATGTACTGATTGCACTTGCCTCAAGTGGCGCACACTCAAACGGCTACTCATTGGTTCGTAAAGTCATCGAAGTTAGCGGTGTGGATGTTACGAGTAGCGACGAGCAACTGGACGGTCAGCCTATTCAAGACGCTCTAATGGCTCCTACCCGTATCTATGTAAAAGCAATCAAAGCATTACAAGATACGCTTGGTAGCTCAGCCTTACATGCGATGTCACACATCACAGGTGGTGGTCTAACGGATAACTTGCCACGTGTACTACCTGATAATCTAGCGGCTAGCATCGATACCAATAGCTGGCAGTTCTCAGAGCTATTCACTTGGCTACAGACCCAAGGTAATATCGCGCAGAGTGAAATGTACCGTACCTTTAACTGCGGCGTTGGTTTTGTCATCGTTATGCCAAAAGACAAAGCAGATGCTGCTATCCAGACCTTGACTGATGCAGGCGAGACAGCTTGGCAAATAGGTGAAATGGTTAAACGCAGCACTGATGACCAGGCGGATGCAGTGGTGTACCGTTAATGTCGATTGATAACGCAAGCCAGCCTATCAAACCGTTGCGTATTGCTGTTCTAGTCTCAGGAAGTGGTAGCAACCTGCAAGTGTTAATCAATGCAATGCAAGCAGGTGCGCTACCAATTGAAATCGTTGGTGTCATTAGTAACCGTGAAGATGCTTATGCATTGACACGTGCTAAAGATGCCAATATTCCAGTTGCAGTATTGTCACACGTTGCTAGTGGTAAACGTATGGGCATTAAAACGTTTGAAACCCATGCCAACGAGCAGCTAATAGCATGGCAACCTGACTTGATCGTCTTGGCCGGATTTATGCGTGTACTAAGTG includes the following:
- the purM gene encoding phosphoribosylformylglycinamidine cyclo-ligase, giving the protein MSDKPSLSYKDAGVDIDAGDALVQRIKSVAKATTRPEVVGGLGGFGALCRIPTGYTSPLLVSGTDGVGTKLKLALQLNRHDTIGIDLVAMCVNDLLVCGAEPLFFLDYYATGKLDVDVAATVVTGIGDGCKLANCALIGGETAEMPGMYQDDDYDLAGFCVGVVEEAEVVTGENVAEGDVLIALASSGAHSNGYSLVRKVIEVSGVDVTSSDEQLDGQPIQDALMAPTRIYVKAIKALQDTLGSSALHAMSHITGGGLTDNLPRVLPDNLAASIDTNSWQFSELFTWLQTQGNIAQSEMYRTFNCGVGFVIVMPKDKADAAIQTLTDAGETAWQIGEMVKRSTDDQADAVVYR